The genomic region tgatacctgacaggaacttatcggcggcctcggggtcagtagtcttgcgggcgtagagttcgctgtagaagtcgctgacgaccttcatcacgttctctttcccgcgtcgcatgtttccactctcgtctcgtagttcattcatgggcgtgtgaccggcgtggagtttcctgaaaaagaacgagttacatttctcacccttctccaggttctccactttggaacggaagacaattcgctcggactcctcctcgaagtgccttttcaggctcctcttagtctcctccagctcctctctcacgtcccagccgcatcgaagaaggtcctgcagggaacgcagctcacgctggagtctcctgaagtccctcctcttcagacacgcctgttgttgactctttgcctgaaagaagaaacggaactcgagtttaacgtattcccaccagtcagaaacagactggaagcccgccttgtaggcccgccacgtggagtaggcagctctaagctcctccagaatctcacccttttccagcagagagcagttcagcttccaggagcccgggccaatggggaagccatggcccagcacaccttgaaagtgaatggctctgtggtcagagaagaagcaggggaccatcgagtgcccactccgcccaaccgcccgagaggtaaacacaaagtcaatcctggaacgcagcgagccatcggatcggcaccatgaatagttcacggatccgtgtccgatggagccaacaacgtccacaagagaggcttcggtcaccatctcaatgagcagtttggatgtgacgtccaacttggcagccgttccagaactgcgtccatcctcctcaatcgggcagttgaaatccccggccatcactaccgtcctagcggtagcgagctgagggcgcagggcttggaggagctccagtcgatcgctcttcacaggagaagcatacacattgatgaacctgacaggttctcccgcccaggtgccatccacgagcagtaacctgccgcagacgatttcctgaacagagtccaatgtgaaggcgcttcccctgatcagcacggcgacccccgcggacctacagtcgcccccgccagaccagtaggatgggccatgggtccactccctggccagatggttgaaggacctagaggagggaagggagcattcctgcaggaaaaatacatcactagactgagtgttaaggaacgcaaaaattgtctgacgtcggaacttgtctctgatgctcctaacattaatggaaaagatgttaatgttagcagtcattggaggaaagagaaagttagagcaggcggtgtgccttagttaccactccggtcgggcggttcttcctctttggcacctgctggtaagggtatctccagcagaccctcttctgctagctgatcaagcagggatggtgcctcagtggcttccgactcctccatttcttcttcggccacaagggactccaccatctgctccaacacgtccggttctgggaggaggccatcctcctcttcctggggtgggttaaggtccacaatgaacagcttggaaggttctgcgacaggactatcttccaccttccttttcctttggcctgtacctgaggagacaagagctggaaaatcctcctcggtgaaaagtgcaagagtgctgaggccctctgctctcatggtctggggagggagagtgggctttggggggggggtgaggaggccaactgaggagtagggaaatgaggtggaggtagtggaatcctcagtagggttggccgggggggaaggggtttggacaggggtgacagggggggggaccagggagggggcaacagttttcttacccttcttttccctggactccgtggctgctggggcatcggctggagccacggtcgccgggttcttggccgccttgtccttggcctctgtggccttggtcgtagctgccttggtcgacgaagctgtgactacccgatactgggtcgccgcggcaacccttgcccaggatttctcccgctgcgggcagtccttgtaaaggtggtccgcctgtccacataggttgcaagtcttcttctttgggcagtccttggagctgtgtcctgtcacccggcaaaccctgcaggcgtcctccttgcaggtcttcatcgaatgccctttcccgccacatttcctgcagttgtgtggcatgtccgggtagtagatgagaccaaaggagtttcccagagagaatgtcgggggcaggtgctggagaccatcctcggatgctggttccctgtagagtcgaacggttactgaccacttacccgtccagaatccgttgccgttaaggatgtgggatggctccctcaccactgtgcagagacgtcccaggaacgtggagatgtctcttcctggggtgtgcgggttccgcatggagaccgtgatcctcttctcatccctctgtataggacaggatcctaaaaaagaatgaaaaggggagtccggcatcgctgcgttcatcgcctcccagtatctcctgcaggcattcaccgtggcaaaggttaccagaaaaatgccagtcatgaaggtctggacactcagggtttccgccctggagaagccctgatccagaatcatcttcttgcagaacacgtcgctggacatgtccggcaacctaccatccaccgcctttagcttcagggcgaccgtctgccgcatccaaggctccagggttggagccttttcaggcggcgtccgggctccctccggctggctggcgtcggaggtaggggcctcttgggccgaagaagcctctggatgagccttcctggaggtccctgggtcctgagccttcttggctgccttctctggcttgcttgccatggctggttcctgcttgagttcccggagctggatcttggattcttctccgggtgtcttctcccgctgtgttcctcc from Anomaloglossus baeobatrachus isolate aAnoBae1 unplaced genomic scaffold, aAnoBae1.hap1 Scaffold_5388, whole genome shotgun sequence harbors:
- the LOC142283440 gene encoding zinc finger CCHC domain-containing protein 3-like, which gives rise to MTGIFLVTFATVNACRRYWEAMNAAMPDSPFHSFLGSCPIQRDEKRITVSMRNPHTPGRDISTFLGRLCTVVREPSHILNGNGFWTGKWSVTVRLYREPASEDGLQHLPPTFSLGNSFGLIYYPDMPHNCRKCGGKGHSMKTCKEDACRVCRVTGHSSKDCPKKKTCNLCGQADHLYKDCPQREKSW